In the Helianthus annuus cultivar XRQ/B chromosome 11, HanXRQr2.0-SUNRISE, whole genome shotgun sequence genome, one interval contains:
- the LOC110942586 gene encoding uncharacterized protein LOC110942586, whose translation MGKERGDDREDDKGGTSPVQGTRKNDGGNMSDGVNINQVEDLDGESTPGTAPVRGIGLRVTNIEGTKISSSTDNGVESEKQKPMSFASVVQKKKDSIKVNFRKMEASEQMEGVDVVLPVSSVKEVSDRYINTLYGYFLEKRLAFPVVDYFSRNNWSKYGISKLMMNAKGFFFFKFKTKEVMDQLLEDGPWMIKNVPIILREWTPAVTVVKKDISSIPVWVKMHDIPLAAFTEDGLSLVASKIGVPKKLDSYTATTCTESWGRSNFARALIEVNAAMDLKRNVTIAVPGLNGNSYSKVDIRVEYDWEPVRCSACCIFGHHDATCPKNPVRMATKNPKEQGQDDGYTEVTRKKGNQVGVNSKNQKAQQGIQLKNQKPKMVYRPIPKHKSSGNVVSSSQVRVSNSFDILQEDGEGIRQENLTYKPSDKPETSKKGGKSNGKEVLIDAIEVEDLLKEIPRYMDRKLDGKNSEGASTPGHEVCAITETHVNASNVYKVCKKVCPMWSWASNAACCSKGTRIMVGWDANLVDVMILAQSDQVVHTQILFKVDQKTLFCSLVYADNQYKNRRDLWKNLCMHHSFMRDKPWVIMGDFNCSLFLDDTLSGSSTNSIGMADFNECVNAIEVFDINSLGLHYTWTNKQQKHRAVFKKIGRILGNTKFIDLFPAAAACFHPYRLSDHTPCILVLSNVTRDKPKPFKFVNLLAEKKEFKEEVTRIWDMDIPGVSMFQVVKKLKLLKTLMRKLLLKQGNLHENVKRLRKEMDECQCALDEDPLNNDLMNKQSELLQLYKSAVTDEALFLQQKSKVDWLALGDSSTRYFHSVVCWD comes from the exons ATGGGGAAGGAGAGGGGTGACGATCGTGAAGATGATAAAGGGGGTACATCCCCTGTGCAAGGTACGAGGAAGAATGATGGAGGAAATATGTCTGATGGGGTAAATATCAATCAGGTGGAGGACTTGGATGGCGAATCTACACCAGGTACAGCTCCTGTACGTGGTATTGGACTGAGGGTTACAAACATTGAAG GAACGAAGATATCCTCATCAACTGATAATGGTGTGGAAAGTGAAAAACAAAAACCTATGTCTTTTGCTAGTGTTGTTCAGAAGAAGAAAGATAGTATTAAGGTGAATTTCCGGAAAATGGAAGCTAGTGAACAGATGGAAGGTGTGGATGTTGTGTTACCAGTGTCATCGGTCAAAGAGGTGAGTGATCGTTATATAAACACCTTGTATGGGTATTTTCTCGAAAAGCGACTTGCGTTTCCGGTAGTTGATTACTTTAGTAGGAATAACTGGTCAAAGTATGGGATTTCTAAACTTATGATGAACGCCAAAGGgttctttttcttcaagtttAAAACCAAAGAAGTTATGGATCAATTGCTGGAAGATGGTCCTTGGATGATAAAGAATGTGCCGATAATTTTGAGAGAGTGGACTCCGGCTGTTACGGTAGTGAAGAAGGATATTAGTTCTATTCCGGTTTGGGTTAAAATGCATGACATCCCTTTGGCAGCTTTTACGGAAGATGGATTGAGTCTGGTTGCTTCGAAAATAGGTGTGCCAAAAAAATTGGATTCCTACACGGCGACAACGTGTACGGAATCATGGGGGAGGAGCAATTTTGCTAGAGCATTAATTGAGGTTAATGCAGCGATGGATTTAAAACGGAATGTTACTATTGCGGTTCCTGGTTTGAATGGTAATAGTTACTCTAAGGTGGATATTAGAGTTGAATATGATTGGGAACCAGTTAGATGTTCAGCATGCTGTATTTTTGGACATCATGATGCTACATGTCCTAAAAACCCGGTTCGAATGGCTACTAAAAACCCGAAGGAGCAGGGCCAGGATGATGGATATACGGAGGTAACAAGGAAGAAAGGGAATCAGGTGGGAGTGAATAGCAAAAACCAAAAAGCTCAGCAAGGAATCCAGCTGAAAAACCAGAAACCAAAGATGGTTTACAGGCCGATACCCAAACATAAGTCGAGTGGGAATGTTGTGTCTTCGTCTCAGGTTCGGGTGTCTAATTCATTTGATATTTTGCAAGAGGATGGTGAGGGAATCCGACAGGAGAACCTCACTTATAAACCAAGTGACAAGCCGGAAACAAGTAAGAAAGGTGGTAAGAGTAATGGGAAGGAGGTGCTAATAGATGCTATTGAAGTTGAAGACCTTCTTAAAGAAATCCCGAGGTATATGGATCGGAAATTAGATGGCAAAAATTCTGAGGGTGCAAGCACACCTGGTCACGAG GTGTGTGCTATTACGGAAACTCATGTAAATGCGTCAAATGTTTATAAGGTTTGTAAGAAGGTTTGCCCTATGTGGAGTTGGGCTTCTAATGCTGCATGTTGTAGTAAAGGTACTCGTATTATGGTGGGTTGGGATGCAAActtagttgatgttatgattctGGCTCAGTCGGATCAAGTGGTTCATACGCAGATTTTATTCAAAGTGGATCAAAAAACATTGTTTTGCTCTCTAGTTTATGCTGACAATCAGTATAAAAATAGGAGAGATCTTTGGAAGAACTTATGTATGCATCATTCGTTTATGCGAGATAAGCCGTGGGTGATTATGGGCGATTTTAATTGCTCCTTATTCCTTGATGATACGCTTTCGGGCTCTTCTACAAATAGCATAGGGATGGCTGATTTTAATGAGTGTGTGAATGCTATTGAGGTGTTTGATATAAACAGTTTGGGTCTTCATTACACATGGACGAATAAGCAGCAAAAACATCGTGCAGTTTTTAAGAAGATTGGTCGGATTCTTGGGAATACCAAGTTTATAGATTTGTTTCCAGCAGCCGCAGCTTGTTTTCATCCTTATCGGCTTTCGGATCACACTCCATGTATCCTTGTCTTGTCGAATGTTACTAGAGACAAACCGAAGCCTTTTAAATTTGTCAATTTGTTagctgaaaagaaagaatttaaAGAGGAAGTCACTCGGATTTGGGATATGGATATTCCAGGAGTGTCGATGTTCCAGGTTGTTAAAAAGCTGAAATTATTGAAGACTCTGATGCGGAAGTTGTTACTCAAACAAGGTAATTTACATGAAAATGTTAAGCGCCTTAGGAAGGAGATGGATGAATGTCAATGTGCTTTGGATGAAGACCCGTTGAATAATGATCTGATGAACAAACAGTCGGAATTGCTGCAACTTTATAAGAGTGCCGTGACGGATGAGGCTTTGTTTCTTCAGCAAAAATCCAAAGTTGACTGGCTAGCGTTAGGAGATTCGAGTACGAGGTACTTCCATAGTGTagtatgttgggattga